The following coding sequences lie in one Mycobacterium gordonae genomic window:
- a CDS encoding LuxR family transcriptional regulator, which translates to MSKHAETPPLTWDESSVSELLPTGTVTLLLADVEGSTRLWENQPEQMTAALGLLNRTVDEAVAAHDGVRPVEQGEGDSFVAAFARASDAVACALAVQQAPLAPIRIRIGLHTGEIQLRDEGNYAGPTINRAARIRDLAHGGQTVLSGVTEGLVIDRLPAGVWLTELGSYPLRGVPRPERVVQLCHPDLRNEFPPLRVRTDVASHNLPAQLTSFVGRQAQVTDMRQLVISNRLVTLTGAGGVGKTRLAVEVSSLLSAEFSDGIWYVDLAPVTNPAVASLTVARTLGLPDQPGRSTTELLVRFIGEKSMLLVLDNCEHLLDACGALAVELLCPCTRLSILSTSREPLGVPGELTWRVPSLSLADEAIELFADRARQARPDFVANEPNTGLVREICERLDGVPLAIELAAARIRALSLHQIRNSLHDRFRLLTGGARTAVRRQQTLRASVDWSHALLTDPERVLFRRLAVFAGGFDLESAQAIGARSEMEAYQLLDQLSLLVDKSLVVASEMSSSAGTDYGMRYSMLETVRQYAQEKLGESGEAEDARTRHRDYYTATAAALAAQGLVGVDRLLAWARAESDNLRAAFAWSLDSSDRESALRLASALQEFWLRTGLFREALAAFDAVLTQRRPEEIAPSVWVRAIADQCMIAGWAGAYGHTDLAHEALEVARELDDPALIARALGACGIATFYNAEVAQGFFAEAIDLARATGEESSLLPIYSYQATAAVVAGEPVAAIAAAEAGRDLADALGDGFFSRNNRAWLGCGLWFRGELAQANEILRGLVAEAETAVDPSATIFGQVCLSGTFAFQGQVGAAHAAAQAALAASDSVGGMTEDTVNGAIAHAALAGGDAAAARQAAQEALRHSVPDREPFTRSVAPLAEALLGCGDLVAARLWADETVPRVPGIFQMTALTVRAFVAHAQCEPEQAERDAHDALTIAARTQGYLKVADTLECLARLAAGEGNVAYGARLLGAAQGIRQRKGHARFPMYQAGYDPALADLREALGDSAFEDAWAEGAALSIEEAIAYAQRGRGERKRPATGWGALTPMELDVARLVAEGLGNKDIGARLFVSPRTVQSHLRHAYAKLGLTSRVQLVQEVLRHG; encoded by the coding sequence ATGAGCAAACACGCGGAGACGCCGCCACTGACCTGGGATGAGTCGAGTGTGAGCGAGTTGCTGCCGACCGGGACGGTGACGCTGCTGTTGGCTGACGTCGAGGGTTCGACGCGGCTGTGGGAGAACCAGCCCGAGCAGATGACCGCGGCGCTGGGCCTGTTGAACCGGACGGTGGACGAGGCGGTCGCCGCCCATGACGGGGTGCGTCCAGTCGAGCAGGGTGAGGGCGACAGTTTCGTGGCTGCATTCGCCCGCGCGTCGGATGCCGTGGCATGCGCTCTGGCCGTGCAACAGGCGCCGTTGGCGCCGATCCGGATTCGAATTGGGTTGCACACCGGTGAGATTCAGTTGCGCGACGAGGGCAATTATGCGGGACCCACGATCAACCGGGCGGCCCGGATCCGTGATCTGGCCCATGGCGGTCAGACGGTGTTGTCGGGGGTGACCGAAGGGCTGGTAATCGATCGGTTGCCCGCGGGCGTGTGGCTCACCGAGCTGGGCAGCTATCCGCTGCGCGGTGTGCCGCGTCCGGAGCGGGTGGTGCAGTTGTGTCATCCGGACCTGCGCAACGAGTTCCCGCCGCTGCGGGTGCGTACTGACGTTGCGTCGCATAATCTTCCGGCGCAGTTGACCAGTTTCGTCGGGCGCCAGGCGCAAGTGACGGACATGCGGCAGCTGGTGATCAGCAACAGGTTGGTGACTCTGACCGGTGCCGGGGGCGTCGGCAAGACGCGCCTGGCCGTCGAAGTCTCTTCGTTGTTGAGTGCCGAATTCTCCGACGGCATTTGGTATGTGGACCTGGCTCCGGTCACCAACCCCGCCGTGGCGTCGTTGACCGTTGCGCGCACCCTCGGCCTGCCCGATCAGCCGGGGCGCTCCACGACGGAGCTGCTGGTGCGGTTCATCGGAGAGAAATCGATGCTGCTGGTCCTGGACAATTGCGAGCACCTTCTCGACGCGTGCGGAGCCTTGGCGGTCGAATTGCTCTGTCCCTGTACACGACTGAGTATTCTTTCCACCAGCCGTGAGCCACTGGGCGTGCCCGGCGAGCTGACCTGGCGCGTGCCGTCGCTGTCCCTTGCCGACGAAGCGATCGAGCTGTTCGCCGACCGCGCTCGTCAGGCTCGACCCGATTTCGTTGCAAACGAGCCGAATACGGGGCTCGTCCGGGAGATCTGCGAACGGCTCGACGGAGTTCCGCTGGCGATCGAGCTTGCCGCGGCACGTATCCGGGCGCTGTCGCTGCACCAGATCCGCAACAGCCTGCATGACCGGTTTCGGTTGCTGACCGGCGGTGCCCGCACCGCGGTGCGACGACAGCAGACGCTGCGGGCATCGGTGGACTGGTCGCATGCGCTGCTGACGGATCCGGAGCGGGTGTTGTTTCGCCGGCTTGCAGTCTTTGCCGGGGGATTCGATCTCGAATCCGCTCAGGCGATCGGGGCCCGCAGCGAGATGGAGGCCTACCAACTTCTGGACCAGCTCAGCCTGCTGGTGGACAAATCACTGGTGGTCGCCTCCGAGATGAGCAGCAGTGCCGGCACCGACTACGGAATGCGCTACTCGATGCTGGAGACAGTGCGCCAGTATGCGCAGGAAAAGCTTGGTGAGTCGGGTGAGGCCGAGGACGCTCGCACCCGGCACCGTGACTACTACACCGCGACGGCAGCTGCGCTGGCAGCGCAAGGTCTGGTGGGCGTGGACCGGCTACTCGCCTGGGCGCGAGCCGAAAGTGACAATCTGCGCGCGGCATTCGCGTGGAGCCTGGACAGCTCCGACCGCGAATCGGCCTTACGTCTGGCGTCCGCGCTGCAGGAATTCTGGCTGCGCACCGGACTCTTCCGCGAAGCACTGGCGGCGTTCGACGCGGTTCTGACTCAGCGTCGGCCGGAGGAGATCGCGCCGAGCGTTTGGGTGCGCGCTATTGCCGACCAGTGCATGATCGCGGGGTGGGCGGGCGCCTACGGCCATACCGACCTGGCCCACGAGGCGCTCGAGGTAGCACGCGAGCTGGACGACCCGGCGCTGATCGCTCGGGCGCTCGGTGCATGCGGGATTGCGACCTTCTACAACGCCGAGGTCGCGCAGGGCTTCTTCGCCGAAGCGATCGACTTGGCTCGTGCCACGGGGGAAGAGTCCAGCCTGTTGCCGATCTACAGCTACCAGGCCACCGCGGCGGTGGTCGCCGGAGAACCTGTGGCGGCCATCGCGGCAGCCGAAGCGGGGCGTGATCTTGCCGATGCCCTGGGCGACGGCTTCTTCTCCCGCAACAATCGGGCCTGGCTGGGATGCGGGTTGTGGTTCCGCGGAGAACTCGCTCAGGCCAACGAGATTCTCCGCGGTCTGGTCGCGGAGGCCGAAACGGCTGTTGACCCGTCGGCCACGATCTTCGGGCAGGTCTGCCTCAGCGGAACCTTTGCGTTCCAGGGGCAGGTGGGCGCCGCACACGCCGCCGCGCAAGCCGCGCTGGCCGCGTCGGACAGTGTCGGTGGGATGACCGAAGATACGGTTAACGGAGCGATCGCGCACGCCGCGCTTGCCGGCGGTGACGCAGCGGCGGCCAGGCAGGCGGCCCAGGAAGCCTTGCGGCACTCCGTTCCAGACCGCGAACCGTTCACCCGGAGCGTCGCCCCGTTGGCGGAGGCGTTGCTGGGATGCGGTGATCTGGTCGCAGCACGGCTCTGGGCCGACGAGACGGTGCCCCGGGTGCCAGGCATTTTCCAAATGACCGCGTTGACCGTGCGCGCCTTCGTCGCACATGCCCAGTGCGAGCCAGAACAGGCCGAGCGCGACGCCCACGACGCGCTGACGATAGCCGCTCGGACCCAGGGATACCTGAAGGTGGCCGACACCTTGGAATGCCTGGCCCGTCTTGCGGCCGGCGAGGGCAACGTCGCGTATGGGGCTCGGCTGCTGGGCGCGGCACAGGGAATTCGACAGCGCAAGGGCCACGCCCGCTTTCCGATGTATCAGGCCGGCTATGATCCCGCCCTGGCCGATCTCCGTGAGGCATTGGGCGACAGTGCATTCGAGGATGCATGGGCCGAAGGCGCGGCGTTGTCGATCGAAGAAGCGATCGCCTACGCCCAGCGGGGTCGTGGTGAACGCAAGCGTCCCGCCACGGGCTGGGGCGCGCTGACTCCGATGGAGCTCGACGTGGCGCGGTTGGTCGCAGAAGGTCTGGGCAACAAGGACATCGGCGCGCGGTTGTTCGTGTCACCGCGTACGGTGCAGAGCCACCTTCGGCATGCCTACGCCAAGCTCGGCCTGACTTCCCGCGTGCAGCTGGTGCAGGAAGTGTTGCGCCACGGCTGA
- a CDS encoding nitroreductase family deazaflavin-dependent oxidoreductase — protein sequence MTSLAERVLFKFLSVHDKIYQATNGRIGHRVPGMPPNLLLHTVGAKTGQARTTTLTYAKDGDDYLVVASKAGYPKAPGWYHNLKANPDIEINVGAQRFAVTAHPVLPDSLDYARLWKLVNKNNADRYVEYQKKTSRPIPVIVLRPRP from the coding sequence ATGACGTCCTTGGCCGAGCGGGTGCTGTTCAAGTTCCTCAGCGTGCACGACAAGATCTACCAGGCGACGAACGGCCGGATCGGGCATCGGGTGCCGGGTATGCCCCCCAACCTGCTGCTGCACACGGTGGGCGCTAAGACGGGTCAGGCGCGGACCACGACCCTGACCTACGCCAAGGATGGCGATGACTATCTGGTCGTGGCATCAAAAGCCGGCTACCCCAAGGCGCCCGGTTGGTATCACAACCTGAAGGCCAACCCCGACATCGAGATCAATGTGGGCGCACAGCGTTTTGCTGTCACCGCCCATCCGGTACTGCCGGACAGTCTCGACTACGCGCGGCTGTGGAAACTCGTCAACAAGAACAACGCCGACCGCTATGTCGAGTACCAGAAGAAGACGTCACGGCCGATTCCGGTGATCGTCCTGCGGCCTAGGCCCTGA
- a CDS encoding oxidoreductase: protein MTNWTAADLPSFAGRTVVITGANSGLGEVTARELARRGGTVIMAVRNTARGEKAAANIKGLVEVRALDLQDLSSVRQFADGVDGADILINNAGIMAAPYALTKDGFESQIGTNHLGHFALTNLLLPKLTDRVVTVSSMAHWPGRIDLADLNHQNRRYSPWLAYSQSKLANLLFTGELQARLDKAGAPLRAVAAHPGYSHTNLQGASGRKISDTVVSAATRLIATDADFGARQTLYAASQDVPGNSFVGPRFGYIGRTQPVGRSRAAQDAQTAAALWDLSEQLTGTAFPL, encoded by the coding sequence ATGACCAACTGGACCGCGGCTGACCTTCCCTCGTTCGCCGGACGCACCGTCGTCATCACCGGCGCCAACAGTGGCCTGGGCGAGGTGACCGCCCGCGAGTTGGCCCGCCGCGGCGGCACCGTCATCATGGCCGTGCGCAACACGGCCAGGGGCGAGAAAGCGGCGGCCAACATCAAGGGTCTGGTCGAGGTCCGGGCGCTAGACCTGCAGGACCTGTCATCGGTGCGGCAGTTCGCCGACGGCGTCGACGGGGCCGACATCCTGATCAACAACGCCGGCATCATGGCCGCCCCGTACGCGTTGACCAAGGACGGCTTCGAGAGCCAGATCGGAACAAACCACCTCGGCCACTTCGCGCTGACGAACCTGCTACTGCCGAAGCTCACCGACCGCGTCGTGACGGTGTCCTCGATGGCGCACTGGCCCGGCCGGATCGATCTCGCCGACCTCAACCACCAGAACCGCCGCTACTCGCCGTGGCTGGCCTACAGCCAGTCCAAGCTGGCCAACCTGCTATTCACCGGCGAACTGCAGGCCCGTCTTGACAAGGCCGGGGCGCCGCTGCGTGCGGTGGCCGCTCACCCCGGCTACTCGCACACCAATCTGCAGGGAGCCTCCGGGCGCAAGATCAGCGATACGGTCGTGTCGGCGGCCACCCGGCTGATTGCCACCGATGCCGACTTCGGCGCCCGGCAAACGCTGTACGCGGCTTCCCAGGACGTGCCGGGCAACTCGTTCGTCGGCCCCCGATTCGGCTACATCGGCCGAACCCAGCCCGTCGGACGCAGCCGGGCCGCCCAGGACGCACAGACCGCCGCGGCGCTGTGGGACCTGTCGGAACAGCTAACCGGCACCGCATTTCCGCTCTGA
- a CDS encoding 50S ribosomal protein L25/general stress protein Ctc: MAKATVNQLAVTVRTETGKGASRRARRDGRIPAVLYGHGSDPQHLELPGHDFAAVLRHSGTNAVLTLDIAGKEQLALTKAIEIHPIKRTIQHADLIIVRRGEKVTVEVNVVVEGDPGPDTLVTQEANTIEIEAEALSIPEQLTLSIEGAEAGTQFAAGQIELPRGVSLVSDPELLVVNVVQAPTAEDLAEEGAGEEGEAAAEEGEAGEEATEASDESE; encoded by the coding sequence ATGGCCAAGGCAACAGTCAACCAGCTCGCCGTCACGGTGCGAACCGAGACCGGGAAGGGCGCGTCCCGCCGCGCCCGCCGCGACGGCAGGATTCCCGCCGTGCTGTACGGCCACGGCAGCGACCCTCAGCACCTTGAGCTGCCCGGGCACGACTTCGCGGCCGTGCTGCGCCACTCCGGCACCAACGCGGTGCTCACCCTGGACATCGCCGGCAAAGAGCAGCTCGCGCTGACCAAGGCGATCGAGATTCACCCCATCAAGCGCACCATCCAGCATGCCGACCTGATCATCGTGCGCCGCGGCGAGAAGGTGACCGTCGAGGTCAACGTCGTCGTCGAGGGAGACCCGGGTCCTGACACGCTGGTCACCCAGGAAGCCAACACCATCGAGATCGAGGCCGAGGCGCTGTCGATTCCCGAGCAGCTCACCCTGTCCATCGAGGGCGCCGAAGCCGGCACCCAGTTCGCCGCCGGCCAGATCGAGCTGCCCCGCGGCGTCAGCCTGGTCTCCGACCCCGAACTGCTCGTCGTCAACGTGGTGCAGGCGCCGACGGCTGAGGACCTTGCCGAAGAGGGCGCAGGCGAGGAAGGCGAGGCCGCTGCAGAAGAGGGCGAAGCCGGCGAGGAGGCCACCGAGGCCTCCGACGAGTCCGAGTAG
- the pth gene encoding aminoacyl-tRNA hydrolase: MAEPLLVVGLGNPGENYARTRHNVGFMVADVLAARLGAKFKAHKRSGAEIATGRLAGRPVVLAKPRCYMNESGRQVGPLAKFYSVPPADIIVLHDELDLDFGRIRLKLGGGEGGHNGLRSVASALSTKEFHRVRIGIGRPPGRKDPAAFVLEPFNATERPEVPTICEQAADATELLIELGLEPAQNRVHAW, translated from the coding sequence GTGGCCGAGCCCCTTCTGGTGGTCGGCCTGGGCAATCCCGGCGAGAACTACGCCAGGACCCGGCACAACGTCGGGTTCATGGTTGCCGACGTCCTGGCCGCCCGGTTGGGCGCGAAATTCAAGGCGCACAAGCGTTCCGGCGCCGAGATAGCCACCGGCCGGCTGGCGGGACGCCCCGTGGTACTGGCCAAGCCACGCTGCTACATGAACGAGTCGGGGCGCCAGGTGGGGCCACTGGCCAAGTTCTATTCGGTGCCCCCGGCTGACATCATCGTGCTCCACGACGAACTCGACCTCGACTTCGGTCGCATCCGTCTCAAGCTCGGCGGGGGCGAAGGCGGTCACAACGGCTTGCGCTCGGTGGCTTCCGCCCTGAGCACCAAGGAGTTTCACCGCGTCCGGATCGGGATCGGCCGTCCACCCGGGCGAAAGGACCCGGCGGCTTTCGTGCTGGAGCCCTTCAACGCCACCGAGCGGCCCGAGGTCCCGACGATCTGCGAGCAAGCGGCCGACGCCACCGAATTGCTCATCGAACTGGGGCTAGAGCCTGCCCAAAACCGGGTACACGCGTGGTAG
- a CDS encoding DUF302 domain-containing protein, whose protein sequence is MVVSRVVLAQLIVGIALTLAGCHDGRSMSPAEPPTTAGPAEGSRNVSTKYVSYTANQGFEATVGALNKAVADHGMMIVGEVNQDAELAANGLRLPGAHSFFVGNPQLGKTFFAATTAIGAVVPVRMHVWADADGPAHIGYFDPAPEFSAVDPGLGDGGQQISQQIRTIAEAAAVGPMTTATVDTRFITVASNAEFEATVGALHDAADKHGLVILGDLNEETRLKAVGVQSQRAHSFFLGDPQLGKTLFGATQAIGAVVPVRVTVWASERGGPALISYFDPAPEFAVVEPAQADAGKKVSDTIRATVDSAAGKQ, encoded by the coding sequence ATGGTGGTATCGCGAGTCGTGCTGGCGCAACTGATCGTGGGCATCGCTCTGACGCTGGCCGGTTGTCACGACGGTCGCAGCATGAGCCCGGCTGAGCCGCCGACCACGGCCGGACCCGCCGAAGGGTCGCGCAACGTTTCGACGAAGTACGTCAGCTACACCGCCAATCAAGGATTCGAGGCCACTGTCGGCGCACTGAACAAAGCTGTCGCCGACCACGGGATGATGATCGTCGGCGAGGTGAACCAGGACGCCGAGTTGGCGGCCAACGGACTGCGACTGCCCGGCGCACACAGTTTCTTCGTCGGTAATCCGCAGCTCGGTAAGACGTTCTTCGCCGCCACCACGGCGATCGGGGCGGTGGTTCCGGTGCGCATGCACGTCTGGGCGGACGCCGATGGTCCGGCCCACATCGGTTACTTCGACCCGGCGCCGGAGTTCAGCGCTGTTGATCCCGGACTCGGCGACGGCGGGCAGCAGATCTCCCAACAGATCCGGACGATTGCCGAAGCCGCCGCCGTCGGCCCGATGACGACAGCCACTGTCGATACCCGGTTCATCACGGTCGCGTCGAACGCCGAGTTCGAGGCGACGGTCGGCGCCCTGCACGATGCCGCCGACAAGCACGGCTTGGTGATCCTCGGTGACCTGAACGAAGAAACGAGGTTGAAGGCTGTGGGGGTGCAATCGCAGCGCGCGCACAGCTTCTTCCTCGGCGATCCGCAGCTCGGCAAGACGCTGTTCGGCGCCACTCAGGCGATCGGTGCGGTGGTACCGGTGCGGGTCACCGTGTGGGCAAGCGAACGCGGCGGCCCGGCCCTGATCAGTTACTTCGATCCGGCGCCGGAGTTCGCCGTGGTCGAACCGGCGCAGGCCGACGCGGGAAAGAAGGTGTCCGACACGATCCGCGCGACGGTCGACAGCGCGGCCGGGAAGCAGTAG
- a CDS encoding fatty acyl-AMP ligase codes for MSRFTEKMFRNARTATTGMVTGEPHEPVRHTWGEVHERARRIAGGLAAAGVGLGDAVGVLAGFPVEIAPAAQGLWMRGASLTMLHQPTPRTDLAVWAEDTMTVIGMIEAKAVIVSEPFTVAIPVLEDKGIKVLTVADLLAFDPIDPIEVGEDALALMQLTSGSTGSPKAVQITHRNIHSNAEAMFIGAEYDVDKDVMVSWLPCFHDMGMVGFLTIPMYFGAELVKVTPMDFLRDTLLWAKLIDKYKGTMTAAPNFAYALLAKRLRRNAKPGDFDLSTLRFALSGAEPVEPADVEDLLDAGKPFGLRSSAILPAYGMAETTLAVSFSKCNSGLVVDEVDADLMAALRRAVPATKGNTRRLATLGPLLKDLEARVVDENGNVMPSRGVGVIELRGESLTPGYITMGGFIPAQDEHGWYDTGDLGYLTDEGHVVVCGRVKDVIIMAGRNIYPTDIERAAGRVDGVRPGCAVAVRLDAGHSRESFAVAVESNAFEDPAEVRRIEHQVAHEVVKEVDVRPRNVVVLGPGTIPKTPSGKLRRSNSVTLVT; via the coding sequence GTGAGCAGGTTTACCGAGAAGATGTTCCGCAATGCCCGCACCGCGACGACGGGCATGGTCACCGGTGAACCCCACGAACCTGTCCGTCACACCTGGGGCGAGGTCCATGAGCGCGCCCGGCGCATTGCGGGCGGTCTCGCCGCCGCGGGCGTCGGACTCGGCGACGCCGTCGGCGTGCTGGCCGGCTTCCCGGTGGAGATCGCTCCGGCAGCCCAGGGCCTGTGGATGCGCGGGGCCAGCCTGACCATGCTGCACCAGCCCACTCCGCGCACCGACCTGGCCGTGTGGGCCGAAGACACGATGACCGTCATCGGCATGATCGAGGCCAAGGCCGTCATCGTCTCGGAGCCGTTCACGGTCGCTATCCCGGTGCTCGAGGACAAGGGCATCAAGGTGCTCACCGTCGCCGATCTGCTGGCGTTCGACCCGATCGACCCGATCGAGGTCGGCGAGGACGCGCTGGCGTTGATGCAGTTGACCTCCGGATCCACCGGTTCTCCCAAGGCGGTCCAGATCACCCACCGCAACATCCACTCCAACGCGGAGGCGATGTTCATCGGCGCCGAGTACGACGTCGACAAAGACGTCATGGTCAGCTGGCTGCCTTGCTTTCACGACATGGGCATGGTCGGATTCCTCACCATCCCGATGTACTTCGGCGCCGAGCTGGTCAAGGTCACGCCGATGGACTTCCTGCGCGACACTCTGCTGTGGGCCAAGCTGATCGACAAGTACAAGGGCACCATGACCGCGGCGCCCAACTTTGCCTACGCACTGCTGGCGAAGCGGTTGCGCCGCAACGCCAAGCCGGGCGACTTCGACCTGTCGACGCTGCGCTTCGCGCTGTCCGGCGCGGAGCCCGTCGAACCCGCCGACGTCGAGGACCTGCTGGACGCGGGCAAGCCGTTCGGCCTTCGCTCGTCGGCGATCCTGCCCGCCTACGGGATGGCCGAGACGACGCTGGCCGTGTCCTTCTCCAAGTGCAACTCCGGTCTGGTCGTCGACGAGGTCGACGCCGACCTGATGGCCGCCCTGCGCCGGGCCGTCCCCGCTACCAAGGGCAACACCCGCCGGCTGGCCACGCTGGGACCGCTGCTGAAGGACCTCGAGGCGCGCGTCGTCGACGAGAACGGCAATGTGATGCCGTCCCGCGGCGTCGGGGTCATCGAACTGCGCGGTGAGTCGCTCACCCCGGGCTACATCACGATGGGCGGCTTCATCCCCGCGCAGGACGAGCACGGTTGGTATGACACCGGTGACCTCGGCTACCTCACCGACGAGGGCCACGTCGTGGTGTGTGGCCGCGTCAAGGACGTCATCATCATGGCCGGCCGCAACATCTACCCGACCGACATCGAGCGGGCCGCCGGCCGCGTCGACGGCGTCCGTCCGGGCTGTGCGGTGGCCGTGCGCCTGGACGCCGGACATTCCCGCGAATCCTTCGCCGTCGCGGTCGAGTCGAACGCCTTCGAGGACCCCGCCGAAGTGCGCCGCATCGAGCACCAGGTGGCCCACGAGGTCGTCAAGGAGGTCGACGTCCGGCCGCGCAACGTCGTCGTGCTGGGCCCGGGAACAATTCCGAAGACGCCGTCCGGCAAGCTGCGCCGGTCGAACTCCGTCACCCTGGTCACCTAG
- a CDS encoding 4-(cytidine 5'-diphospho)-2-C-methyl-D-erythritol kinase, translated as MSASDGNTAELWVPTGSTTVRVPGKVNLYLAVGDPRDDGYHELTTVFHAVSLFDEVTVRNADVLSLEHVGEGADTLPTDERNLAWRAAELMADHVGRAPDVSILIDKSIPLAGGMAGGSADAAAVLVAMNALWELNLPRRDMRLLAAQLGSDVPFALHGGTALGTGRGEELATVLSRNTFHWVLAFADSGLLTPAVYAELDRLREVGDPPRLDEPGPVLAALAAGDPKELAPLLGNEMQAAAVSLDSALRRTLRAGVEAGALAGIVSGSGPTCAFLCDSADSAVDVGAQLSGAGVCRTVRVASGPVPGARVVPTPATPGD; from the coding sequence GTGTCCGCATCTGACGGCAATACCGCTGAGCTGTGGGTGCCCACCGGGTCGACCACCGTTCGGGTGCCGGGGAAGGTCAACCTGTACCTGGCCGTGGGCGACCCCCGTGACGACGGTTACCACGAACTGACGACGGTCTTCCACGCCGTCTCGCTGTTCGACGAGGTGACGGTTCGCAACGCCGATGTCCTGTCCCTCGAGCACGTCGGGGAGGGTGCCGACACGCTGCCCACCGACGAACGCAACCTGGCCTGGCGGGCCGCCGAGTTGATGGCCGACCATGTCGGCCGCGCTCCGGACGTGTCGATCTTGATCGACAAATCGATTCCGCTGGCGGGGGGCATGGCCGGCGGCAGTGCCGATGCGGCCGCTGTGCTGGTCGCGATGAACGCCCTGTGGGAGCTCAACCTGCCCCGGCGCGACATGCGACTGTTGGCCGCTCAGTTGGGCAGCGACGTGCCGTTCGCGCTGCACGGCGGCACCGCCCTGGGCACCGGCCGTGGTGAGGAGCTGGCTACGGTCCTGTCGCGCAACACCTTCCACTGGGTACTGGCATTCGCCGACAGCGGGTTGCTGACCCCCGCGGTCTACGCCGAACTGGACCGATTGCGCGAGGTCGGGGATCCGCCCCGGCTTGACGAGCCGGGCCCGGTGCTGGCGGCCCTGGCCGCCGGGGACCCCAAGGAGCTTGCGCCGCTGCTCGGCAACGAGATGCAGGCGGCGGCGGTGAGTTTGGACTCGGCGTTGCGCCGGACGCTGCGGGCGGGCGTGGAGGCGGGCGCGCTGGCCGGGATTGTGTCCGGATCGGGCCCGACATGTGCATTCCTGTGCGACTCGGCGGACTCCGCCGTCGATGTCGGCGCCCAGCTGTCCGGGGCGGGTGTGTGCCGAACAGTTCGCGTCGCCAGCGGGCCGGTGCCGGGTGCCCGCGTAGTGCCGACGCCCGCGACGCCCGGCGACTGA
- the rsmA gene encoding 16S rRNA (adenine(1518)-N(6)/adenine(1519)-N(6))-dimethyltransferase RsmA, which yields MARVQWTSGCALTIRLLGRTEIRRLAKELDFRPRKAFGQNFVHDANTVRRIVTASGIGKSDVVLEVGPGLGSLTLALLDRGATVTAVEIDPVLADRLPQTVAEHSNSEAQRLTVLHRDVLTLRREEVAAEPTAVVANLPYNVAVPALLHLLAEFPSIRTVTVMVQAEVAERLAAEPGGKEYGVPSVKMNFYGAVRRCGTVSPTVFWPIPRVYSGLVRIDRYETSPWPTDQVFRKRVFELVDIAFAQRRKTSRNAFVEWAGSGNESARRLLAASIDPARRGETLSVEDFVRLLQRSGDGDLGTGAAPDPTPATTG from the coding sequence CTGGCCCGTGTGCAGTGGACGAGTGGGTGCGCGCTGACGATCCGGCTGCTCGGGCGCACTGAGATCCGGCGGTTGGCCAAAGAACTCGATTTCCGGCCGCGGAAAGCCTTTGGTCAGAACTTCGTACACGACGCGAATACGGTGCGTCGGATCGTCACGGCGTCCGGCATCGGCAAATCCGACGTCGTTCTCGAGGTTGGCCCGGGACTGGGTTCGTTGACGCTCGCGCTGCTCGACCGCGGTGCGACCGTGACCGCCGTGGAGATCGATCCGGTGCTGGCCGACCGGCTGCCGCAGACGGTGGCCGAGCATTCCAACAGCGAAGCCCAGCGGCTCACCGTGTTGCATCGCGATGTGCTGACGTTGCGCCGCGAGGAGGTGGCGGCCGAACCGACCGCGGTGGTGGCCAACCTGCCCTACAACGTCGCCGTCCCCGCGCTGCTGCATCTGCTCGCCGAATTCCCCTCCATCCGCACTGTGACGGTGATGGTGCAGGCCGAAGTCGCCGAGCGGCTCGCCGCCGAGCCCGGCGGTAAGGAATACGGCGTACCCAGCGTCAAAATGAACTTCTACGGCGCGGTACGACGGTGCGGCACCGTGTCGCCGACGGTGTTCTGGCCCATTCCGCGGGTCTACTCCGGGCTGGTGCGCATCGACCGCTACGAGACCTCGCCGTGGCCCACCGACCAGGTGTTCCGCAAGCGGGTGTTCGAGCTGGTCGACATCGCTTTCGCGCAGCGGCGCAAGACGTCACGCAACGCGTTCGTGGAGTGGGCAGGATCGGGTAACGAGTCGGCCCGCCGTCTGCTGGCGGCCAGCATCGACCCGGCCCGCCGCGGCGAGACGCTGTCCGTCGAAGACTTTGTCCGGCTGCTGCAGCGGTCCGGCGACGGGGACCTCGGTACCGGCGCCGCGCCGGATCCCACTCCGGCAACCACCGGCTGA